In Anaerobacillus alkaliphilus, one genomic interval encodes:
- the atpF gene encoding F0F1 ATP synthase subunit B, producing the protein MFENIAWLNAAYQLVVFFVLLVLLKKFAFGPIIGMMQKREEHIANQITSAEKNREEAEKYLVEQREAIQTARAEAQSILANAKKISEQQTEEAIKSAKAEAERMKDIALAEIKREKEQAVSALREQVATLSVLVATKVIEKELDEKAQSKLIEDYLKEVGEDL; encoded by the coding sequence TTGTTTGAAAATATAGCTTGGTTAAATGCAGCATATCAATTAGTAGTATTCTTTGTTCTCCTTGTATTGCTGAAAAAATTTGCTTTTGGTCCGATTATCGGAATGATGCAAAAGCGTGAAGAGCATATCGCAAATCAAATTACTTCTGCTGAGAAAAATCGCGAAGAAGCAGAAAAATACTTAGTAGAGCAACGCGAAGCTATTCAAACAGCACGCGCTGAAGCTCAAAGTATTTTAGCTAACGCAAAGAAAATCTCTGAGCAACAAACAGAAGAAGCAATAAAATCAGCGAAAGCAGAAGCTGAGAGAATGAAGGATATCGCTTTAGCGGAAATCAAACGAGAAAAAGAACAAGCAGTTTCAGCTTTACGTGAACAAGTAGCAACACTTTCAGTATTAGTTGCAACAAAAGTGATTGAAAAGGAACTTGACGAGAAAGCTCAATCGAAGCTTATCGAAGACTACCTTAAAGAAGTAGGCGAAGACCTATGA
- the atpA gene encoding F0F1 ATP synthase subunit alpha produces MSIKADEISLLIKKQIEDYQSEVEINDVGTVIQVGDGIALAHGLENVMAGELLEFSNGVMGMAQNLEENAVGIIILGPYTDIREGDEVKRTGRIMEVPVGDALLGRVVNSLGQPVDGLGPIATTESRPIEYAAPGVMDRKSVHEPLQTGIKAIDSLIPIGRGQRELIIGDRQTGKTAIAIDTIINQKNENMICIYVAIGQKESTVAGVVETLRQQGALDYTIVVTASASQPAPLLFLAPYAGVTMGEHFMYQGKHVLVIYDDLTKQASAYRELSLLLRRPPGREAYPGDVFYLHSRLLERAAKLSDAKGGGSLTALPFIETQAGDVSAYIPTNVISITDGQIFLQSDLFFSGVRPAVNAGLSVSRVGGSAQINAMKKVAGTLRLDLASYRELEAFAQFGSDLDKATQAKLNRGARTVEVLKQGLHEPLAVEKQVLILFTLTKGFLDDIAVEDVKRFEEELYVHFDHNNKNLLDQIRSTGKLPDENELKAAIQAFKKNFVSSK; encoded by the coding sequence ATGAGCATCAAAGCTGATGAAATTAGCTTACTAATAAAAAAGCAAATTGAGGACTATCAGTCTGAAGTTGAAATTAATGATGTGGGTACCGTTATCCAAGTTGGGGATGGTATCGCACTTGCACACGGTTTAGAAAACGTAATGGCTGGAGAGCTTCTTGAGTTTTCTAACGGTGTAATGGGTATGGCTCAAAACCTAGAGGAAAATGCTGTAGGTATTATTATTCTTGGACCTTACACAGATATTCGTGAAGGTGATGAAGTAAAAAGAACTGGCCGTATCATGGAGGTTCCTGTAGGTGATGCACTTCTTGGTCGTGTAGTTAACTCGTTAGGTCAACCAGTCGATGGTTTAGGACCAATCGCAACTACTGAAAGTCGTCCAATTGAATATGCAGCTCCTGGAGTTATGGATCGTAAATCAGTTCATGAGCCACTACAAACTGGTATTAAAGCAATTGACTCTTTAATTCCAATCGGTCGTGGTCAACGTGAGTTAATTATCGGTGACCGTCAAACAGGTAAAACTGCAATTGCAATCGACACAATCATTAACCAAAAGAACGAAAACATGATTTGTATCTACGTTGCAATTGGACAAAAAGAATCTACAGTTGCAGGTGTTGTTGAAACTCTTCGTCAACAAGGTGCATTAGATTATACAATCGTTGTTACAGCGAGTGCGTCTCAACCAGCTCCATTATTATTCTTAGCTCCTTATGCTGGGGTAACTATGGGTGAGCACTTCATGTACCAAGGTAAGCACGTTTTAGTTATCTATGATGATTTAACAAAACAAGCATCTGCTTACCGTGAGCTTTCTTTATTACTTCGTCGTCCTCCAGGTCGTGAAGCATATCCAGGGGATGTTTTCTACTTACACTCACGCTTACTTGAGCGTGCAGCTAAGTTAAGCGATGCAAAAGGTGGCGGTTCATTAACTGCATTACCATTCATCGAAACACAAGCAGGTGACGTATCTGCTTATATTCCAACAAACGTTATCTCCATCACAGATGGACAAATCTTCTTACAATCAGACCTTTTCTTCTCAGGGGTACGTCCAGCGGTTAACGCAGGTCTTTCAGTATCTCGTGTAGGGGGTTCTGCACAAATCAATGCAATGAAAAAAGTTGCTGGTACACTTCGTCTTGACTTAGCATCTTACCGTGAGTTAGAAGCGTTCGCACAGTTCGGTTCTGACCTTGATAAAGCAACTCAAGCGAAACTTAACCGTGGTGCACGTACAGTAGAAGTATTAAAGCAAGGCTTACATGAGCCATTAGCTGTTGAAAAACAAGTACTTATTCTGTTTACGTTAACAAAAGGCTTCTTAGATGACATCGCAGTTGAAGATGTGAAACGTTTTGAAGAAGAGTTATATGTACACTTCGATCACAACAACAAAAATCTTTTAGACCAAATCCGTTCAACTGGTAAACTGCCTGACGAAAATGAACTGAAGGCTGCAATTCAAGCATTTAAGAAAAACTTCGTAAGTTCAAAGTAA
- a CDS encoding F0F1 ATP synthase subunit delta — protein sequence MKQDHVAKRYAIAVFELAKEQNSVAQISEELKVVSEVVENTNLFETFFKHPKVSAAQKKDLVKASFHGKISDTLLNTLFLLIDKKREGILFKMVEEFLKLTNEEQGIAEAKVYTAKPLTDAEKIAFEATFSKVAGKAKLTINNIVDPELIGGFKVRIGDRIYDGSVLSQLRRIERRMISGNVSR from the coding sequence ATGAAACAAGACCACGTTGCAAAACGTTACGCAATCGCAGTATTTGAACTAGCAAAAGAGCAAAATTCAGTAGCTCAAATATCAGAAGAGTTAAAGGTTGTTAGTGAAGTCGTTGAAAATACAAACCTATTTGAAACGTTCTTCAAGCATCCGAAAGTTTCTGCAGCTCAAAAGAAGGATCTTGTTAAAGCAAGCTTTCACGGGAAAATTAGTGATACATTGTTAAATACATTATTCCTACTCATAGATAAAAAGCGTGAGGGGATTCTTTTTAAAATGGTAGAAGAATTTCTTAAGCTTACAAACGAAGAGCAAGGAATTGCTGAAGCAAAAGTTTACACGGCAAAGCCACTTACTGATGCAGAGAAAATTGCCTTTGAAGCAACGTTCTCAAAAGTAGCTGGCAAAGCAAAACTAACCATTAATAATATCGTTGATCCTGAGTTAATCGGCGGCTTTAAAGTCCGCATTGGTGATCGCATTTATGATGGCAGTGTGTTAAGCCAACTTAGACGTATTGAACGTCGCATGATTTCTGGAAACGTTAGTAGATAG